The DNA region AACATACACCCCTCTAGTAACTGCAAAAGCACAAGTTAGTTTACACAGAAAATCTACCAAGTAAAAATATGGTAAGAGCTAGCAAAAAGAGAGAATATGGATCTCGTTCAGACTGTAATATAACAGATCAAATGAAATTAAACAAGGGAAAGGACAGAACTCTCAGAATTGTAATGaagataatggaagaattttttttttgaatccaATACTTACAGGAGGAATGATACCATAACTTTGCCCTTCCCAGTAAGGAACATTGCCACCATGATCAATGACAATGTGGCAAGTCTCCCCAGGAGCTTTTGGGCCTACAAGCCTCTCAACAGAGACAATCTTTGCCATGTATGGTTCCTTGGGCTTGTAAATATTCAATGGCGGTCCATTTGCATCTTCAAGTGATAAAGGCGATACTAAAACTTTGTCTTTGCTTGCTGGTTGCACTGACATACAAACAATGTGTTGGCTTCTGGATCTTGAGGTTTTTAGATTGACACGAAGCATAGAGATCCATGATTTATCAGTAAATGTTACATTTGTAGCCTGTAacataatgaaataaatatccATTTAGTACTTCGCCAATAAATACTAAATGGTGCCTATTACTCTAGTCAAATCACTTCCGACGGTGTAAGCCAATAGAGCAAAACATGTTACTTCATACAACAGGAAATCCTCGGACAACTTGACGAGGGATATATCAGTATAAGTAGCAACCAAAAGTGCACATTTTGCTCTGTATCTTGTGTTAAACCAcagaagtttcaaagttattATGATATCACATGTTTTTATGTTCCTTACTCATTCTAGTTTCATGCACACATTTGTCACTTAACCATGtgtattttcactttgaacTTTTAAGCGCTACAGTTCAATTaattgatttggtgtaaacacctTATGCGGCAAGTATTTACCAACTACTAACCAAGAACCAAACATAACATTAAATCAGTCCAATGAAATTAAAAACAAGTTAAATTCCCACATTTCAAGTATCAGAAAACGAAAGTGAACATTTTTAAGGACCTTCATGGTGGATCTTGGAAAAGAGGAATCTGTTTGGAGAGGAACAACAACTGGGACCTGCATGCAAAATTTGGAAACCTTTTAAAATCGATTCCCTCAAGACccattaaagaaaatttatcATGTAGCAGTTAGAAAACACATAGATAAATAGGCCAAATATAAACAGAGAAAAAAAGATTAAAGATGACTGACCTGAGAAATAGCTGAATGAGCCATGATCAGATCAAAGGAAATCATGGAATGCTTTCTTATTTTTGGAAACTACAATTCACTAGATATATGTAATTGATTTGTTGGTACTGTATTCAATTAATCCCCTTCTATAAACCTTCCTCTGGTATTTTCCCTATTTCAGTGAGAGCGTTCAACAATGCTTTTTCTACCTAATCATATTTAATAGTTTATTATCTTAATAATAATCTAATTATTATGTTCTTAAAGAgcggaaaataattaaaaaacgAGAAGAGTGATGTGTCTTGTTTGGGAAGTAGGCCAGGGAAGGGAAaccaaaagtgaaaatatagACAAGGAAAAAAAGGTCTCAATAAGTTTGTTttcattaaggaaaaaaaaaaacgtttttttgctgatgtggcaaaATGCATGTAACACACATAAGACAGGTGCATGAAAGACATTATttagcctatatatatatatatatatatatatatatatatatatatttctcctCTAGATCTGCTACCTTAACTCGTTCGCCAGAAAAAATGGAGCTGCCACCACCACCatacactctctctctctcctccctCCTTCTCTTCTGCCAAAAATTAGTATCAAATCTAAATCTAAAGCCAAAACAGATCgaacaacaagaaaaaaaaaaaggaagagaaaatgtGAGGAGATTTTGGTTTGAAAGAACAAGAAGTGCTGGGACGGCGGCGGCGGCAACTTGTTTAGGATTTaggtttaaaattatttttctttttattttacttataattattttggacccCAATGCCAcatgtcattttttaattagtCATTTTGTCATGCCACCGCCAGTGTATTACACACactttctattttttgttgATTATTAAAAAAGTGGTTAATAGGTATAAATTTTAGTGGGTGTAGGTGTTCAATTGGAACGAGCCTAAGTTAAGGTGTCTAAGCGAATATTGTGAACAAATTTAGATGACGGTAGATGACTTAAGCCTAAATTATATTTGAGACAATTGATAATATCACAAGCATTTATGAGCCGATAGCTTAACGAAGGACAAATATAAAACAAATCACAAATGATAAAGACATTTTTAACCCttctccatttttattttttttcaagatttCTAAAATATCTCGACCAAAGAAACACCACCAAAATGTAACTCTCCAATCTAGGGGAATTGTCTGTTTCTTCATAACCAAATCCCACATTTGGCGCCCACTGGCTATTTATTCTGTGTACTCTGTTTGGCTTAAGTTTAATCCAATGTCCAAACGCGGGCCCCTATATTTCCCAAGCTCTCTTCTTCTCTTTCGTTTTACTACTATTTGTATTCTCtcgataataataataattttctgTCCTTCAACACGCTccctttaaatttaaaaattgaaacccTGCATTAGTCTTCAGctattctttcttcattttgaattttgaaaagacTATGATTAACGGGAAATCTTGTTTTCCTTAGGGGTTTAACATATTTTGTGATGGGGTTTTTGAGATTCTAGATCCGTGTCAGCTTAATACCTAGGTACGCATATTTCATTTCGTTTTTGAAAATGCTTTTTCTAGTAAGTTGTCTGTGTATTTTTGTGAATTTAAGTTGTCATTCTTTCTTGGGtacatttcttttttgtttttacttttatatcttttatttatgggtgtgtttgcTTTTGAATGAGGTTTCTTTTTTAGTTGgttggttccttttttttttttattgttgaaaTAAGATGTCTTTTGATTGTTGTGGGTTTTACTGGCAAATGTAAATGCGGGTTAGCGAGAGAGTTAAATCATTTGAGCTCTATTAGATTATTTCTCAAAGTTGTTCTTTTTGCAATTATTTTGAATTTAGTTTTCATAGTTTCAGCTATTGTTGGTTTTAGTTGAGAATGTTTAGTGAACTGCCAAAGAAGGTTTAATGGATTGTGGATTTGTGTTGTTTAGAGATGGTCATGTTGCTATATCGAATGTGTCCTCTTTGATTGTTGCCCAATCTGTCTTATTAAAGTCAAATTTATGCTTTCAGAAATGATATTATTTGGAACCTCAGCAGATAAAGATAAGCAGACCTAGTTAATTTAACATTATCCACTCTTGGTTTTTGGTGTATATACTGTTGGCAAACTCAACTATTAATATTTGATTTGTCTTCGAATGTAAAATTGGGGtatctctctctttcttgtgCTGTTAGTTGAAGCCATCAGCTCTAAGAGATGATGGGCAGAACTACTCGGTATCTGTATTAGTGAAAGTTAGTAGGTTCTTGATGGACAAGTTGAGCTGTGGAAAGCTGACATATACACCACCTTTATCTGATTCTTCAGATTGCAGATACTATAGAGAGTGTCCTAGTGTTTAAATGAATTTCGCCTTTTCCAACGGCTCTTTTTTTGGGAATTGTAGTTAGGGATTCATGGGTACACACACTGTCAATGTATGATCATAATTGTAGATTCAATTATTGATCTTATTACAGAAAGGCGTGGAAAATCTTTATACTTAGATGCCTGATTTTCTGATTCCGATATGAATATAGACAATGTGCACATAGAAAGCATAAGTAATAGCAAGACCTGCTAGAGTTGAACAATTGTCTGGAATAGCACTTGGAAGAGGTCTGTTTTCTGCAGGTTTCTTTTACAATGGTGTTCACATCCTCTACCTTATGTTCGTAAACCACGGAAACTCCATTAGTGTTTGAGATATCTCTTCCCACTAGTTCTCACTACCATGTCAATAAAACCTTTTGGGGAACTTGTCAGTTTTGTTACTTAATATGTCACGGAGCATGATATCTTGGAGAACTGGTCTTTTCAATGGGCTGTCATTTTGCATTTTGGTTTAGTTAAATGTTATTGTTTTACTGTGTGAAAGTAGCTTAGTGCTTTTAAAGTTCATTATTCTGGGCTCTGTCCTTCACTGAAATGAAAATACCATCAAGTAACTGAGTTATTTGCGTCTAAATATGGCCTTACTGAAATTTTAAGACGGACCTGTCATCAGATTCTACGTGCTTACTTTATCACCAACTATTGAAGTAAATGACCATATTTGATGGAGTACTTGTCGTACGCAGGATTAACAGCTTTTAACAGCAATGGCAACTGGAAGTCCTTATTTTGAGGACTTGCGATGTCAACCTGAGGTCATTAATCCTCCTCAGATTGAAGACTGCACGGACATTGGTGAACATATGAACGAGCTTTCTCAGCATACAGCAAAACCTAATGTGACAGTTTCCAGTAGTGTCCGTGAGTTATTGGAATGCCCAGTATGCTTAAATGCTATGTATCCGCCCATTCATCAGGTAGGATTATCTGAATTTCTTACTGATAAATGCTGATATTTGCTTAATGTTACTTACTAAAAATACTTAACTCACATAAAGAAAGATAGAGTTCGGTTCAGGTTTTTCTTTCAGCATAGTGTAGGATTGATTCAATTCACATGTtgattgtatattttgtattttaaagTTGTTTGTGAAACAAATATCCTCTGTCTCCAAAATAATGGTGGACATTGATTTATTAATTTCTTGGATGAATTTTTGCATATTCAGGAAATGTATAAAAGTTACTAAGtatcatttttatattattgaaAATATTTAGAATGTCTTTGAGATAGTCgttgccaaaaagaaaaattatttgattCCTGATAGGACCATGTAAAATGGAAGAGGAGGAGTACTGATCTGCGGTCACTAACCATTATTGGAGTAATATCTTTTATATTTGGCATAGTTATTCTACTTATTTTCCAAGATACTCCCGCTGTTATTGTTGTCTCTCCCTATGCAGCATTtaattttcctctctttttgcccttattGCAGTGTTCCAATGGTCACACACTGTGTTCTGGTTGCAAACCTAGGGTACATAATCGCTGTCCAACATGTCGGCATGAGCTCGGTAATATTCGCTGCCTTGCATTGGAGAAGGTTGCTGCATCTCTTGAGCTCCCATGTAAATATCAGAGCTTTGGATGCATAGGCATTATTCCTTATTACAGCAAGCTAAAGCACGAGTCCCAATGCTCTTTCAGACCCTATAATTGCCCCTATGCGGGGTCAGAGTGCACTGTCATTGGCGACATCCCATATTTAGTTGCCCATTTAAAAGATGATCACAAAGTTGATATGCATGTGGGCAGTACCTTCAACCATCGTTATGTAAAATCAAATCCCCATGAAGTGGAGAATGCTACATGGATGCTCACAGTAAGTACTGTTGCTCTTCTTCCATTCAGCTTAGCTTAGCTTTTGGTCTAATTGAAATGAGGCAGTTCTAACAAACAGAATTATGAAATCGTAGTAAATTTGTGTTTCTGGAAATGTTAATAGTGCGACTTCTTTGCTGTGAAGCATAgttgcatgattttattttttgatacgTGGTGTCCGGGCCAACTTTTGCGCACCTCGACTTATTCCACGGTCTTCCTGCTACCTTCCACAAGTAccaggtaactctgtccaccatcCACCGAGGTTTGGACAGATGGTAACAAATCACCTAGACAGTTCCTCTGTGGCACATGGTTGCTTGAATTTTAGGCTGCAAGTTTGAGACTGTCTGAAAGTCTTTTGTGTCTATTAATCGGGGCGAAGTAATCTTTCTAAATGATAAATCCAGTCCTATTCATAATAGAAATAGTAACAAATCAAATTCTCCACTTCCCTTTATTGTATAGAGTTCTAAATTTGAAGAAAGGGAGACTTTCAGCTGGATTCAGAAGTTCTTTTTTTCCTCGATATGGTAAGATAAATTTCATAAATAGAGTACCAAGAAGATATGCAAACAGCAAACAAGAAGTTACAATATTGCTGCTTTAGTTTACACCCAGGAATTTGCATTATTACATAAGCTGGAAAGCCCTTGATCTTTGACTGAATACCTTTAATCTTAGTGGTAGAGCAATTGGCTGCATAAACTGGAATATCCAATCTTTTTTACACAAGGCACTGGCATGAGACCTTTTTCGTGAAATTATCTTTGGGGAAACCTTGAGCCAGGAAAACATTTGAGGCAACCTCCATGTTAAGCTGAGCGCCTTTTGGGGGTTGGAGAGACGAAGATGGCAAAATCTCATTGTTGTTTCTTGATAACTGAGAAATACCTGAGGGCTAGTGGCGATGGAAAAGATCTCTCTTTCTGGGTTAAATTCCGTATACCAGGATCTTCTCGTTTCCAACAAAGTTGCTTAGCTTGGCGGATTGTTCTATATATATCTGGTTATATGTTATGGTGTACTCATTTTATAAGTATTTTTCACTATGTAGAATCTAACCTACACTGTTTTTAGCTGATATTATTGCTTACATTTTTGTCCTGCACCTTTTTGAGATTATATCTGGAATACGTCATACAAATTGTGGTGCCTGTAAATTTTCCAGGTCTTCAGTTGCTTTGGTCAGTACTTCTGTTTACACTTTGAAGCATTTCAACTTGGAGTGGCACCAGTTTATGTTGCATTTTTACGGTTCATGGGTGATGATGAATCGGCAAAGAACTTTAGCTACAGTCTTGAAGTTGGAGGCAATGGAAGGAAGATGATTTGGCAAGGGGTACCAAGAAGCATTAGGGACAGTCACCGTAAGGTTCGAGACAGTTTTGATGGCCTCATCATTCAACGTAATATGGCACTCTTCTTTTCTGGTGGAGACCGGAAAGAGTTGAAGCTTAGAGTTACTGGTAGGATATggaaagaacaatgatgttcatTGTTGCAGGACACTTTTAGTACTCTTTCAATCTAAGGATTAGGTTTTATTCATCTAGAAATCAGTTGAAGTCTTCTGATCAATGTATTTTCTTGAACAAGGAGCAACCCCTCTTTGCCTGTCCAGATTAAAATACATTAGTGAGAAGGCATAGTCATTTCGTGGAATGTGTCTTGCTATAGGTGGCACTACTGTCTAATGTGTGCCACAGTAAAAGATGTCTATCCATGAAGTTCTTTATTTCGAAATCCATTGCAGAATTTCACTTTATTCTCTTTCAAAAAGTAACTTAGCCAAAAGTGGGAATCGTATCAAAGTAGATTTGGAGTTTGTAGTTCAAAATCAATAGAAGAAAGCTTTAGTTTGGTGTCAGGTAAATAAAGTAGATTCCAACATGCTTATCTGTTCCAGAGATAAAATTGTGAAATATATGAATTATTGTGAGAAACTACTCaaaatttagtaaaaaaaatgtattttcatTACAAAAATCATGTACCGCAACCAGTCACTTGGAAGAATTAACTGAAGGTGACTAAAAAGTCTCCAAATTACTAAAGGTGACGTGTAGGGCCCACCCCATatcaaaacccaattaaatttgggattaagaaaATTGGGGTTCAAATGTAATTTTaaaacttcttaatctttt from Lycium ferocissimum isolate CSIRO_LF1 chromosome 2, AGI_CSIRO_Lferr_CH_V1, whole genome shotgun sequence includes:
- the LOC132041889 gene encoding E3 ubiquitin-protein ligase DIS1-like; translated protein: MATGSPYFEDLRCQPEVINPPQIEDCTDIGEHMNELSQHTAKPNVTVSSSVRELLECPVCLNAMYPPIHQCSNGHTLCSGCKPRVHNRCPTCRHELGNIRCLALEKVAASLELPCKYQSFGCIGIIPYYSKLKHESQCSFRPYNCPYAGSECTVIGDIPYLVAHLKDDHKVDMHVGSTFNHRYVKSNPHEVENATWMLTVFSCFGQYFCLHFEAFQLGVAPVYVAFLRFMGDDESAKNFSYSLEVGGNGRKMIWQGVPRSIRDSHRKVRDSFDGLIIQRNMALFFSGGDRKELKLRVTGRIWKEQ